In Trichoderma breve strain T069 chromosome 4, whole genome shotgun sequence, the following proteins share a genomic window:
- a CDS encoding protein kinase domain-containing protein: MASYGHRMAPQAHHPHAGYPASGAPPANVPPAGTFAPGTKIQVGNHRVQIQKYLSEGGFAHVYLVKLPKAVDGTDLAVLKRVAVPDKEALRGMRTEVETMKRLKGHQAIVTYIDSHASELKGGGYEVFLLMEFCDGGGLIDFMNTRLQHRLTEPEIINIFADIAEGVACMHYLKPALLHRDLKVENVLITNHAGSKRFKLCDFGSAAPPRPAPLTVVDCRLMDEDVQKHTTLQYRSPEMVDVYRKQPINEKSDIWALGVLLYKLCYYTTPFEDQGQLAILNASYRYPSYPVFSDRLKKLIASMLKENMQSRPNIYQVLKEACAMQGREMPIHDIYSGRASADPRLNQPSVTDPKSHQAPVVGAVFSSAPVNEQQTLPDITPMRRGRPTPSPSRTPGPGKVTDGDPFAALDSKATAAAAVRRADPDELSARFPRLDEFSLLLDQQTFNFDNTGPISPRPQKDLNTKVAERLADAAFASSRSPAPSTPVPRPHSVAPISSRPPPDISPPTLDVKPLPKLVPSSTAQSGISRAQSIITSNPELKAIANKTASSSYVSTGTMTEKSPDKERPVDVERSRRSFDVETPRAPVARAAAALTGQNTAKRHSGGNWASANTRSSSVQPRLSQSTVASSRTSLDILSSAEDLIDMRSSAGDLVSKPRPLSSTFEPSTLEYLRERENASKPSSRQSSTNRHSSWHLPLSHANTGGASSKEPTSRSSRSIEVQEYDQDRQGQRSEVAVSTSKNLLAGKFGGAFKRFENNASSDNEPARSSSPGKEQGRRALTPIQGSEAADDRSDTDGEGHAHMTAEMRRDMERRQLEEEEARVEAAQAEYRKRVAEGSGSPSKTRPPTAPKPMGAARAASIQNRVQSLLSEEQKPANVPRTAHGYGRFTDSEPASGEDKPRPEVKRKPAVAAKPIVVDPRRSDGSLVDGKQAAGSASASASVSTKTQAKPTAPKKPVHLNNIPTGGGRQASSPTKERDDPTFERLIAIDLPGQPMLEMTSRDREDYIEDFTKRFPSLSTIELSREGGRERDGTR; the protein is encoded by the exons ATGGCTTCGTACGGCCACCGAATGGCCCCGCAggctcatcatcctcacgCTGGATATCCAGCCTCGGGCGCTCCGCCGGCAAACGTGCCCCCGGCCGGCACCTTTGCCCCAGGGACCAAGATCCAGGTCGGCAACCATCGCGTCCAGATCCAGAAATACCTGTCCGAGGGCGGCTTTGCCCATGTCTACCTCGTCAAGCTGCCCAAGGCCGTCGACGGCACCGACCTGGCGGTCCTGAAGCGAGTTGCCGTGCCCGATAAGGAGGCTCTGCGGGGCATGCGAACCGAAGTCGAGACGATGAAGCGTCTAAAGGGGCATCAGGCCATTGTCACATACATTGACTCCCACGCGTCGGAGCTCAAAGGCGGCGGCTACGAAGTCTTTCTGCTCATGGAGTTTTGCGATGGCGGCGGTCTGATTGACTTTATGAACACCCGCCTGCAACACCGCCTGACCGAGCCCGaaatcatcaacatctttgcGGACATTGCCGAGGGCGTTGCCTGCATGCATTATCTCAAGCCGGCGCTGTTGCATAGAGATCTCAAGGTCGAAAACGTTTTAATCACCAATCATGCGGGCAGCAAGCGGTTCAAGCTCTGTGATTTTGGTTCGGCTGCTCCTCCGCGACCGGCTCCCTTGACGGTAGTCGACTGCCGCCTGATGGACGAAGATGTTCAGAAACACACGACATTACAATATCGAAGTCCCGAAATGGTCGACGTTTATCGAAAACAACCGATTAACGAAAAGTCGGATATCTGGGCATTGGGTGTTTTGCTATACAAGCTCTGCTACTACACAACCCCCTTTGAAGACCAAGGGCAGCTGGCTATCCTGAATGCAAGCTACAGATATCCCAGCTATCCAGTCTTTTCAGACAGATTAAAGAAGCTCATTG CCTCAATGCTCAAAGAGAACATGCAATCGAGGCCCAATATATACCAAGTTCTAAAAGAGGCCTGTGCTATGCAGGGCCGAGAAATGCCAATCCACGAT ATTTACTCCGGCCGAGCGAGCGCAGACCCCAGATTGAACCAACCTTCTGTTACAGACCCGAAATCACACCAGGCACCTGTTGTGggcgccgtcttctcgtcAGCACCCGTCAACGAACAGCAGACCCTCCCAGACATTACACCCATGAGAAGAGGGCGTCCGACTCCTTCACCATCTCGGACACCTGGACCCGGAAAAGTCACCGATGGCGATCCATTTGCTGCCTTGGACTCCAAGGctaccgccgctgccgccgtccGCAGGGCAGATCCTGATGAGCTCTCAGCCAGATTCCCTCGTCTCGACGAATTCTCCTTACTTCTTGATCAACAGACGTTCAACTTTGACAACACTGGCCCAATTTCGCCTCGTCCTCAGAAAGATTTGAATACAAAGGTTGCTGAACGATTGGCCGACGCAGCATTTGCATCTTCTCGAAGTCCCGCGCCTTCAACCCCGGTCCCAAGACCACACTCTGTCGCGCCAATCTCGTCTCGCCCTCCGCCGGATATCTCACCGCCAACCCTGGATGTCAAGCCTCTTCCAAAGTTGGTGCCGTCATCCACGGCGCAGTCCGGAATTAGTCGAGCACAGTCTATCATTACGAGCAACCctgagctcaaggccattgctAACAAGACGGCAAGCTCCTCATATGTTTCCACGGGGACAATGACGGAGAAATCTCCTGACAAGGAGCGACCGGTGGACGTGGAGAGAAGCAGACGTTCTTTCGACGTGGAAACCCCACGCGCGCCTGTAGCCCGTGCTGCGGCGGCTCTCACGGGACAAAACACCGCCAAGCGACACTCTGGTGGAAACTGGGCGTCGGCAAACACTCGATCTTCCTCTGTCCAGCCGCGATTGAGCCAGAGCACTGTTGCCTCGTCCAGGACGTCACTGGATATTCTCAGCTCCGCAGAAGACCTGATAGACATGCGATCTTCCGCTGGCGATCTTGTCAGCAAGCCGCGGCCTCTTAGCTCTACATTCGAGCCGAGCACCCTGGAGTATTTGCGCGAGAGGGAGAACGCATCCaagccttcttctcgacaGTCCTCTACGAATCGACACTCGTCTTGGCATCTGCCCTTGTCGCATGCCAACACCGGCGGAGCAAGCTCGAAGGAACCGACTTCTCGTAGCTCAAGAAGCATCGAAGTGCAAGAATATGATCAAGACCGCCAAGGCCAACGTTCCGAGGTGGCAGTCTCGACTTCCAAGAACTTGCTTGCAGGCAAATTTGGTGGTGCATTCAAGAGGTTTGAAAACAATGCCTCATCTGATAATGAGCCAGCGAGATCTTCATCGCCCGGCAAAGAGCAGGGACGCCGTGCTTTGACGCCCATCCAGGGTTCTGAAGCAGCTGACGACCGGAGCGATACAGACGGAGAGGGACACGCCCACATGACAGCCGAGATGCGTCGTGATATGGAGCGTCGCCAGTtagaagaggaggaagctaGAGTAGAGGCTGCGCAAGCAGAATACCGAAAAAGGGTTGCAGAAGGCAGCGGATCGCCCTCCAAGACTCGACCCCCCACGGCCCCAAAGCCTATGGGAGCAGCACGCGCTGCCAGTATACAGAACAGGGTCCAGAGTCTGTTGAGCGAGGAACAAAAGCCGGCGAACGTGCCGCGGACAGCCCATGGATACGGAAGGTTTACGGATTCTGAGCCGGCTTCCGGAGAGGATAAGCCCCGTCCCGAGGTGAAACGCAAACCAGCGGTGGCTGCAAAGCCTATCGTTGTAGATCCACGACGAAGTGACGGATCCTTGGTCGATGGTAAACAGGCTGCAGGTTCGGCATCAGCTTCTGCGAGCGTGTCTACCAAGACTCAGGCCAAGCCAACAGCCCCAAAGAAGCCTGTTCACCTGAATAACATACCAACAGGAGGAGGTCGACAAGCCTCCTCGCCAACCAAAGAGAGGGATGACCCCACATTTGAGCGTTTGATAGCAATCGACCTCCCCGGGCAGCcgatgctggagatgactTCGCGGGACAGGGAGGACTACATTGAGGATTTTACGAAGCGTTTCCCCAGTCTGAGCACTATAGAGTTGAGCCGAGAGGGTGGGCGGGAGAGGGATGGGACGCGATGA
- a CDS encoding prion-inhibition and propagation domain-containing protein, with amino-acid sequence MDPVSLAGLALGVASLGMQVYTSCIQGIQLLVTALGYEDDCKYLNLRLRLEQQRLFAWSETSGLLDVNTENQDRILNSNVFNLHRQTVLDLLVQVQCLFDEFLEIQNKHNHLTPVRDNGDFLISPEQDAKQASFPISEKKRLFIKKAMINLKEKSQEGLKRLKWVSFDKEGFEHLLSKFTLLNDSMMNILDHSLQIEIRHTVQDTNRGVLLLHHKIADLSHLVLALKAQLEARDVGASSRTRMSNVEREASMAELRQLSKLAKFKAFNETIDPKSDAPAVIDEAVAAFLGLAKPGDPRLVQMPKYLIELDPNVDDLDDPRCEAIMKTAQGKKKVWIEWKDYDTAGTPGCLSKADIVDRVRKLACLLNHSPKPEAFRTPHCIGFFDKADPDVPEDDVDILDRRLGLIFERPESDDLHDSLPPVSLRELLLDKEIRKPRVTERIKLAHALSNCLLYLHAVNWLHKGLRSHNILFFRTKSGHVDYSQVYLSGFDFSRPGGSDEVTEIPGSDAEHDLYRHPLAQSNQGKGRQRSKKSFDIYSLGVILVELAHWKPVEAVLGIEMRLAKGQSDVVRHVRSQLLAAESVADVGAEMGERFEEAARRCLTGEHELGLEVGEDETADEVAERLSVRYYDDVVKKLAEIVV; translated from the exons ATGGATCCCGTCTCCCTGGCTGGCTTGGCTCTTGGCGTTGCATCCTTGGGGATGCAAGTGTATACATCCTGTATTCAAG GCATCCAATTGCTTGTCACGGCACTCGGCTATGAAGATGATTGTAAATACCTCAATCTGCGCCTCCgcctggagcagcagcgtctcTTTGCCTGGAGCGAGACATCTGGGCTGCTGGATGTGAATACGGAAAACCAAGACCGTATCCTAAACTCAAACGTTTTCAATCTCCATCGCCAGACCGTGTTAGATTTACTGGTGCAAGTCCAATGCTTGTTTGACGAGTTTCTCGAAATCCAGAACAAGCACAACCACCTGACTCCCGTTCGCGACAATGGCGATTTTCTCATCTCCCCTGAACAGGATGCCAAGCAGGCCAGCTTTCCTATatcagagaagaagaggctgttCATCAAAAAGGCTATGATCAACCTCAAGGAAAAGTCACAAGAGGGCTTGAAAAGGCTCAAGTGGGTATCCTTTGACAAAGAAGGGTTCGAGCACCTGCTGTCCAAGTTTACTCTCTTAAATGATAGCATGATGAACATTCTGGACCACTCACTGCAGATTGAGATCCGACACACGGTGCAGGATACCAACCGGGGCGTattgcttcttcatcacaaaATTGCCGACCTTAGCCACCTTGTGTTGGCTCTCAAGGCTCAGCTGGAGGCCAGAGATGTTGGCGCATCGTCACGCACACGAATGTCGAACgttgagagagaagcaaGCATGGCCGAGCTGAGGCAACTTTCCAAGCTAGCCAAGTTCAAGGCGTTCAATGAGACCATTGACCCCAAGTCGGATGCTCCCGCGGTGATTGACGAAGCTGTGGCCGCCTTTCTGGGGCTTGCCAAGCCGGGAGACCCGCGTCTTGTACAGATGCCGAAGTACCTTATAGAGCTGGACCCCAACGTGGATGACTTGGATGACCCGCGGTgcgaggccatcatgaagactGCccaagggaagaagaaggtgtgGATCGAGTGGAAAGACTACGATACCGCGGGAACCCCTGGTTGCCTGTCCAAAGCGGACATTGTCGACAGAGTGCGGAAGCTGGCTTGTTTGCTCAACCACAGTCCCAAGCCAGAAGCCTTTCGGACGCCCCATTGcatcggcttcttcgacAAGGCAGATCCAGATGTTccggaagatgatgtcgacatTCTAGACCGGCGGCTGGGTTTGATATTCGAACGCCCGGAGAGTGACGACCTTCATGACAGCCTCCCACCGGTGTCTTTGAGGGAGCTGCTCTTAGACAAGGAAATTCGCAAACCTAGAGTTACAGAGCGGATCAAGCTTGCGCATGCCCTCAGCAACTGTTTACTCTATCTGCATGCAGTCAACTGGCTGCACAAAGGTCTTCGCAGTCACAACATTCTGTTCTTTAGAACAAAGTCGGGCCATGTAGACTATTCCCAAGTCTACCTCTCAGGCTTCGACTTCTCCCGCCCCGGCGGTTCCGACGAAGTGACCGAAATCCCCGGCTCCGACGCAGAGCACGACCTATACCGACACCCGCTGGCGCAGTCAAACCAAGGCAAGGGCCGCCAACGatcgaagaagagcttcgatATATATAGCCTCGGCGTCATCCTGGTGGAGCTTGCGCACTGGAAGCCGGTGGAGGCGGTGCTCGGAATCGAGATGAGGCTGGCAAAGGGCCAGTCGGATGTGGTTCGGCATGTGCGGAGCCAGCTGCTTGCCGCAGAGAGCGTAGCTGATGTTGGTGCTGAGATGGGAGAGAGGTTTGAAGAGGCGGCGAGGAGATGCTTGACGGGGGAGCATGAGCTGGGTTTGGAggttggtgaagatgagactGCTGATGAGGTGGCGGAGAGGTTGTCGGTGCGATACTATGACGAtgtggtgaagaagctggcggAAATTGTGGTATAA